One window of Saimiri boliviensis isolate mSaiBol1 chromosome 4, mSaiBol1.pri, whole genome shotgun sequence genomic DNA carries:
- the LOC101043856 gene encoding patr class I histocompatibility antigen, A-2 alpha chain-like isoform X1, translating into MAPRTLLLLLSGALALALALTQTRAGSHSLRYFSTAVSRPGRGEPRFIAVGYVDDTQFGRFESDAGSPRAEPQSAWAEQMGPEYWDWETRRAKARAQNDRVNLRTLRGYYNQSEAESHTIQIMSGCEVGPEGRFLRGYEQRAYDGKDYIALNEDLRSWTAADMVAQITKRKWEEASVAEQRRAYLEGTCVEWLRRHLENGKETLQRADPPKTHVTHHPVSDHEATLRCWALGFYPAEITLTWQRDGEDQTQDMELVETRPAGDGTFQKWAAVVVPSGEEQRYTCHVQHEGLLEPLTLTWEPSSQLTIPIVGIIAGLAVLGAVVIGAVVTAVMWRRKSSGHFLPTGGKGGSYSQAACSDSAQGSDVSLTA; encoded by the exons ATGGCGCCCCgaaccctcctcctgctgctatcgggggccctggccctggccctggccctgaccCAGACCCGGGCGG GCTCCCACTCCCTGAGGTATTTCAGCACCGCCGTGTCCCGGCCCGGCCGCGGGGAGCCCCGCTTCATCGCCGTGGGCTACGTGGACGACACGCAGTTCGGGCGGTTCGAGAGCGACGCCGGGAGTCCGAGAGCTGAGCCGCAGTCGGCGTGGGCGGAGCAGATGGGGCCGGAGTATTGGGACTGGGAGACACGGAGAGCCAAGGCCCGCGCGCAGAATGACCGAGTGAACCTGCGGACCCTGCGCGGCTACTACAACCAGAGCGAGGCCG AGTCTCACACCATCCAGATAATGTCCGGCTGCGAGGTGGGGCCCGAGGGGCGCTTCCTCCGAGGGTATGAACAGCGCGCCTACGACGGCAAGGATTACATCGCCCTGAACGAAGACCTGCGATCCTGGACCGCcgcggacatggtggctcagatcACCAAGCGCAAGTgggaggaggccagtgtggccgAGCAAAGGAGAGCCTACCTGGAGGGCACGTGCGTGGAGTGGCTCCGCAGACACCTGGAGAACGGGAAGGAGACGCTGCAGCGCGCGG ATCCCCCAAAGACACACGTGACCCACCACCCCGTCTCTGACCATGAGGCCACCCtgaggtgctgggccctgggcttcTACCCTGCGGAGATCACACTGACCTGGCAGCGGGATGGGGAGGACCAAACTCAGGACATGGAGCTTGTGGAGACCAGGCCAGCAGGGGATGGAACCTTCCAGAAGTGGGCAGCTGTGGTGGTGCCTTCTGGAGAAGAGCAGAGATACACGTGCCATGTGCAGCACGAGGGGCTgctggagcccctcaccctgacATGGG aGCCGTCTTCCCAGCTCACCATCCCTATCGTGGGCATCATTGCTGGCCTGGCTGTCCTAGGAGCTGTGGTCATCGGAGCTGTGGTCACTGCTGTGatgtggaggaggaagagctcag GACATTTTCTTCCCACAGGTGGAAAAGGAGGGAGCTACTCTCAGGCTGCAT GCAGCGACAGTGCCCAGGGCTCTGATGTGTCTCTCACGGCATGA
- the LOC101043856 gene encoding patr class I histocompatibility antigen, A-2 alpha chain-like isoform X3, which translates to MAPRTLLLLLSGALALALALTQTRAGSHSLRYFSTAVSRPGRGEPRFIAVGYVDDTQFGRFESDAGSPRAEPQSAWAEQMGPEYWDWETRRAKARAQNDRVNLRTLRGYYNQSEAESHTIQIMSGCEVGPEGRFLRGYEQRAYDGKDYIALNEDLRSWTAADMVAQITKRKWEEASVAEQRRAYLEGTCVEWLRRHLENGKETLQRADPPKTHVTHHPVSDHEATLRCWALGFYPAEITLTWQRDGEDQTQDMELVETRPAGDGTFQKWAAVVVPSGEEQRYTCHVQHEGLLEPLTLTWEPSSQLTIPIVGIIAGLAVLGAVVIGAVVTAVMWRRKSSGGKGGSYSQAACSDSAQGSDVSLTA; encoded by the exons ATGGCGCCCCgaaccctcctcctgctgctatcgggggccctggccctggccctggccctgaccCAGACCCGGGCGG GCTCCCACTCCCTGAGGTATTTCAGCACCGCCGTGTCCCGGCCCGGCCGCGGGGAGCCCCGCTTCATCGCCGTGGGCTACGTGGACGACACGCAGTTCGGGCGGTTCGAGAGCGACGCCGGGAGTCCGAGAGCTGAGCCGCAGTCGGCGTGGGCGGAGCAGATGGGGCCGGAGTATTGGGACTGGGAGACACGGAGAGCCAAGGCCCGCGCGCAGAATGACCGAGTGAACCTGCGGACCCTGCGCGGCTACTACAACCAGAGCGAGGCCG AGTCTCACACCATCCAGATAATGTCCGGCTGCGAGGTGGGGCCCGAGGGGCGCTTCCTCCGAGGGTATGAACAGCGCGCCTACGACGGCAAGGATTACATCGCCCTGAACGAAGACCTGCGATCCTGGACCGCcgcggacatggtggctcagatcACCAAGCGCAAGTgggaggaggccagtgtggccgAGCAAAGGAGAGCCTACCTGGAGGGCACGTGCGTGGAGTGGCTCCGCAGACACCTGGAGAACGGGAAGGAGACGCTGCAGCGCGCGG ATCCCCCAAAGACACACGTGACCCACCACCCCGTCTCTGACCATGAGGCCACCCtgaggtgctgggccctgggcttcTACCCTGCGGAGATCACACTGACCTGGCAGCGGGATGGGGAGGACCAAACTCAGGACATGGAGCTTGTGGAGACCAGGCCAGCAGGGGATGGAACCTTCCAGAAGTGGGCAGCTGTGGTGGTGCCTTCTGGAGAAGAGCAGAGATACACGTGCCATGTGCAGCACGAGGGGCTgctggagcccctcaccctgacATGGG aGCCGTCTTCCCAGCTCACCATCCCTATCGTGGGCATCATTGCTGGCCTGGCTGTCCTAGGAGCTGTGGTCATCGGAGCTGTGGTCACTGCTGTGatgtggaggaggaagagctcag GTGGAAAAGGAGGGAGCTACTCTCAGGCTGCAT GCAGCGACAGTGCCCAGGGCTCTGATGTGTCTCTCACGGCATGA
- the LOC101043856 gene encoding HLA class I histocompatibility antigen, alpha chain G-like isoform X2 — translation MAPRTLLLLLSGALALALALTQTRAGSHSLRYFSTAVSRPGRGEPRFIAVGYVDDTQFGRFESDAGSPRAEPQSAWAEQMGPEYWDWETRRAKARAQNDRVNLRTLRGYYNQSEAESHTIQIMSGCEVGPEGRFLRGYEQRAYDGKDYIALNEDLRSWTAADMVAQITKRKWEEASVAEQRRAYLEGTCVEWLRRHLENGKETLQRADPPKTHVTHHPVSDHEATLRCWALGFYPAEITLTWQRDGEDQTQDMELVETRPAGDGTFQKWAAVVVPSGEEQRYTCHVQHEGLLEPLTLTWGMEGHGAVFPAHHPYRGHHCWPGCPRSCGHRSCGHCCDVEEEELRTFSSHRWKRRELLSGCMQRQCPGL, via the exons ATGGCGCCCCgaaccctcctcctgctgctatcgggggccctggccctggccctggccctgaccCAGACCCGGGCGG GCTCCCACTCCCTGAGGTATTTCAGCACCGCCGTGTCCCGGCCCGGCCGCGGGGAGCCCCGCTTCATCGCCGTGGGCTACGTGGACGACACGCAGTTCGGGCGGTTCGAGAGCGACGCCGGGAGTCCGAGAGCTGAGCCGCAGTCGGCGTGGGCGGAGCAGATGGGGCCGGAGTATTGGGACTGGGAGACACGGAGAGCCAAGGCCCGCGCGCAGAATGACCGAGTGAACCTGCGGACCCTGCGCGGCTACTACAACCAGAGCGAGGCCG AGTCTCACACCATCCAGATAATGTCCGGCTGCGAGGTGGGGCCCGAGGGGCGCTTCCTCCGAGGGTATGAACAGCGCGCCTACGACGGCAAGGATTACATCGCCCTGAACGAAGACCTGCGATCCTGGACCGCcgcggacatggtggctcagatcACCAAGCGCAAGTgggaggaggccagtgtggccgAGCAAAGGAGAGCCTACCTGGAGGGCACGTGCGTGGAGTGGCTCCGCAGACACCTGGAGAACGGGAAGGAGACGCTGCAGCGCGCGG ATCCCCCAAAGACACACGTGACCCACCACCCCGTCTCTGACCATGAGGCCACCCtgaggtgctgggccctgggcttcTACCCTGCGGAGATCACACTGACCTGGCAGCGGGATGGGGAGGACCAAACTCAGGACATGGAGCTTGTGGAGACCAGGCCAGCAGGGGATGGAACCTTCCAGAAGTGGGCAGCTGTGGTGGTGCCTTCTGGAGAAGAGCAGAGATACACGTGCCATGTGCAGCACGAGGGGCTgctggagcccctcaccctgacATGGGGTATGGAGGGGCATGG aGCCGTCTTCCCAGCTCACCATCCCTATCGTGGGCATCATTGCTGGCCTGGCTGTCCTAGGAGCTGTGGTCATCGGAGCTGTGGTCACTGCTGTGatgtggaggaggaagagctcag GACATTTTCTTCCCACAGGTGGAAAAGGAGGGAGCTACTCTCAGGCTGCAT GCAGCGACAGTGCCCAGGGCTCTGA
- the LOC101043856 gene encoding HLA class I histocompatibility antigen, alpha chain G-like isoform X4 has protein sequence MAPRTLLLLLSGALALALALTQTRAGSHSLRYFSTAVSRPGRGEPRFIAVGYVDDTQFGRFESDAGSPRAEPQSAWAEQMGPEYWDWETRRAKARAQNDRVNLRTLRGYYNQSEAESHTIQIMSGCEVGPEGRFLRGYEQRAYDGKDYIALNEDLRSWTAADMVAQITKRKWEEASVAEQRRAYLEGTCVEWLRRHLENGKETLQRADPPKTHVTHHPVSDHEATLRCWALGFYPAEITLTWQRDGEDQTQDMELVETRPAGDGTFQKWAAVVVPSGEEQRYTCHVQHEGLLEPLTLTWGMEGHGAVFPAHHPYRGHHCWPGCPRSCGHRSCGHCCDVEEEELRWKRRELLSGCMQRQCPGL, from the exons ATGGCGCCCCgaaccctcctcctgctgctatcgggggccctggccctggccctggccctgaccCAGACCCGGGCGG GCTCCCACTCCCTGAGGTATTTCAGCACCGCCGTGTCCCGGCCCGGCCGCGGGGAGCCCCGCTTCATCGCCGTGGGCTACGTGGACGACACGCAGTTCGGGCGGTTCGAGAGCGACGCCGGGAGTCCGAGAGCTGAGCCGCAGTCGGCGTGGGCGGAGCAGATGGGGCCGGAGTATTGGGACTGGGAGACACGGAGAGCCAAGGCCCGCGCGCAGAATGACCGAGTGAACCTGCGGACCCTGCGCGGCTACTACAACCAGAGCGAGGCCG AGTCTCACACCATCCAGATAATGTCCGGCTGCGAGGTGGGGCCCGAGGGGCGCTTCCTCCGAGGGTATGAACAGCGCGCCTACGACGGCAAGGATTACATCGCCCTGAACGAAGACCTGCGATCCTGGACCGCcgcggacatggtggctcagatcACCAAGCGCAAGTgggaggaggccagtgtggccgAGCAAAGGAGAGCCTACCTGGAGGGCACGTGCGTGGAGTGGCTCCGCAGACACCTGGAGAACGGGAAGGAGACGCTGCAGCGCGCGG ATCCCCCAAAGACACACGTGACCCACCACCCCGTCTCTGACCATGAGGCCACCCtgaggtgctgggccctgggcttcTACCCTGCGGAGATCACACTGACCTGGCAGCGGGATGGGGAGGACCAAACTCAGGACATGGAGCTTGTGGAGACCAGGCCAGCAGGGGATGGAACCTTCCAGAAGTGGGCAGCTGTGGTGGTGCCTTCTGGAGAAGAGCAGAGATACACGTGCCATGTGCAGCACGAGGGGCTgctggagcccctcaccctgacATGGGGTATGGAGGGGCATGG aGCCGTCTTCCCAGCTCACCATCCCTATCGTGGGCATCATTGCTGGCCTGGCTGTCCTAGGAGCTGTGGTCATCGGAGCTGTGGTCACTGCTGTGatgtggaggaggaagagctcag GTGGAAAAGGAGGGAGCTACTCTCAGGCTGCAT GCAGCGACAGTGCCCAGGGCTCTGA